The genomic segment GAGCCGCAGCCCGTCCTGCAGATCGCGCACGGGCGCGTCCAGCCTGGCGGCCAGCTCGTCGTAGGTCATTTCGAGCGCCCGCTCGCCGCGCGCGACCTTGTCCTTGACGATCGCATAGGCGGGCCAGCCACCCACGATCTCCGACAGCGGCGCGTCGGCTTCGAGCAACCCCTGTAGCGTCAGCGCCGCGGCGACCATCGCGTCGCGCGTGTAGTGGACGTCGGGCAGAATCACGCCGCCGTTGCCCTCGCCGCCGATGGGCGCACCGACGGCCTGCATGCGGCGCGCGACGTTGATCTCACCCACGGGGGCACGCAGGAGTTCCATCCCGGCCCCGGCCGCGACGTCTTCCAGCAAGGCGCTGGTGGACAGATTGGTGACGACGGGGCCCGGCCGGTGACGCAGCACGAGCGCCGCGCAGATGGCCAGCGTGTAGTCCTCGCCGATCGCCGTCCCGGATTCGTCCACGAGCGACAGGCGGTCGGCGTCCGGGTCGGTCGCCATGCCCAGGTCGGCGCCGGACGCGCGCACGCGCTCGCTCAACTCGCCCAGGTTCGCGGCGACCGGCTCCGGCTCCCGCGGAAAGCGGCCGTCGGGTTCCAGGTCGAGCCCGAGCACCTCGCAGCCCAGGCGCTCCAGCAGCGTCGGCAGAATCCGGCCACCCGCGCCGCGCACGCAGTCCAAGGCCACGCGGAACCCGCGCCTGCGCAGCGCCTCGACGTCCACGATCGGCAAAGCCAGCACCGCCTCCAGGTGCCGCTCGATGGCGCCGTCCTCGACGCGGTAGCCGCCGAGTCCGTCCCAGCCGGCCCGGACGAGCGCCTCGTCGTCCAGGTAGGCGCGCATGCGCTGCGTCTGCTCCGCGTCCAGGAACATGCCCTCCGCCGACGCCAGCTTGAGCGCGTTCCACTCGACCGCGTTGTGGCTCGCGGTGACGACGATGGCCCCGGCGGCGGCTTGCGACCGGATCGCGTACAGGGTCGTCGGCGTCGGGGCCACGCCGACGTCCACCACATCCGCCCCGACCGACATCAGGCCGGCGGCGGCGGCGCGCGCGAACATGGGTCCCGAGGTGCGCGAGTCCCGACCCAGAACCACCCGCGGGCGGGCTCCGGACTCGGAGCCGAGGTAGGCCCCGAACGCCGCCGCGAAGCGCGCCACTACCTCCGGCGTCAGCGACTCGCCTACGCGTCCGCGCACGCCGGATACGCTGACCATCAGCCCGCGCGGTATCTCGAAAGACAAGGCCTCTCCTGGACTCCGTGTTCGCGGCCACGCGCACGCGCGGCCACCTCGCGTCGCCCGCGCCGACGCGGGGCGCCGCTACTCTACGCGGGCGGAAGCTCGCGGGCGAGCAGGTCCACGATCGCGCGCGGGTTGTCCGCGTTCAACCAGTGCCCGCCCGCCACTTCGTGCAGCCGTACGCGACCCCAGCGCTCGCCCAGCTCCCGCACCCGTCGCGCGTCGGCCGCGGGCAGTACGTCCGACTCTGTCGCACGCACGACCTGAACCGGGGGCGCCGGCGGGGGCGCCTCCAGCACGGGCCACAGGTCCAGGCCGAAGAAGTCTTCGAGCAGCGCGCGCATCGTGCCCGGCTCGACGCGCCACGTCAGCCCGCTGGAGCCGCGCCCCAGGTTGGAGGACATCCACTGCGCGACCCCCGCCGCGAACCCCCACTCGACCAGAGCCTGCACCGCGTCCCGCCGGCTGGTGAAGGGCCCCCGCAGATCCTCCAGCGCCGCGAGCATCCGCCACGCCGATCCCTCCGGCGGGCGGGCGGCCGGCGTCGAATCGATCAGCCACGTCTGCACCAGCGCGGCGGGCACGCTCTCGGCGTACGCCAGCGCCACCTTGCCTCCGAAGGAGTGCCCGAGCACCGCGTGCGCGGCGACTTTCGCTGAGTCTGCTGCATCCCCCGGGCCGACGAGAGCCGCCAGGTCGGCCGCCGCCGCGCGTACCGTGTGAGGCGGGCCGAAGCCGGTGGAGCCGCCGTGGCCGCGCAGGTCCACCAGCACCGCGCCCCAGTCGGGTCTGCGGGCCACCAGGCCCCGGGCGATGGAGCCCCAGTTGCGGCCCGCGCCGAAGATCCCGTGCAGGAGGTAGAGCCACGCCGAGGGCCGAGCGCCGTCGGCGCGTATGCGCTCGTGCGATAGTGTTGGCGCGCTCACCCTAGCGCCCCCGTGAACCGCGCCGGGACGCATCGGATTTTCCGGGGCGACGCACTAGCTTGCTTGAGGCGACGTCGCCGCCCGGACGAGGAACGCCCCGCACCGGCGCGCCGACCCATCCGACTGGATCGAGAACGAGATGGAGCACGAGCACCTGTCGATAGAGACGCTGGCGGTCCACGGCGGCCAGTCGCCGGACCCCGTCACCGGTTCGGTGATGCAGCCGGTATACCAGACCTCAACCTACGCCCAGGACGCCATCGGCCAACCCCGCGCCGGCTACGAGTACGCGCGCGTCCAGAACCCGACGCGTGAGGCGCTCGAACGCAACATCGCCGCGCTCGAAGGCGCTACCCACGGCGCCGCGTTCGCGAGCGGGCTCGCCGCCATCGAGGCCATCGTCAAGCGGCTCTCCGCGGGCGACCACGTGGTCAGCGAGGAGAACGTCTACGGCGGCACCATGCGCATGTTCCAGCAGGTGCTGGGCCGGCTCGGACTCGAGTTCACGTTCGTCGACACCCGCGACCTGGATGCCGTCCGCGCGGCGGTGCGCGACGAAACCCGGCTGATCCTCATCGAGACGCCCACGAACCCCATGATGCGCGTGGCGGATATCCGCGCGATCGCCGAGATCGCGCGCGGGGCGGACGTCCCGCTGTGCGTCGACAACACCTTCGCCACGCCGATCAACCAGCGGCCGCTGGAGCTCGGCGCGCAGCTCGTCGTGCATTCCGCGACCAAGTACCTGAACGGCCACTCGGACGTGATCGGCGGGGTGGTGGCGACGAGCGACGCGGGCTGGGCCGAGCACCTCTACTTCATGCAGAAGGCGACCGGGGGCATCCTGGGGCCCTGGGACTCCTGGCTGGTGCTGCGGGGCGCCAAGACGCTGCACCTGCGCATGGACGCCCACAACCGCAACGGCATGGCGGTGGCTCGCTACCTGGCCGAGCGCGACGATCTGCTCGGCGTGTTCTACCCGGGCCTGCCCGACGACCCCTCGCACGCGGTGGCGTGCTCCCAGATGTGCGGGTTCACCGGGATGGTCAGCTTCGAGGTGGAGGACTTCGACCGGGCCCAACGGATCGCTACGTCCATGAGGGTGTTCACGCTGGCCGAGAGCCTCGGCGGCGTGGAGAGTCTCGTGAACCACCCCGCGATCATGACGCACGCCTCGGTGCCCGGGGCGGACAGGGAACGCATGGGGGTAACCGACGGCCTGCTGCGGCTGTCCGTCGGAATCGAGGCGATCGACGACCTGATCGCGGACCTGGAGCGGGCGCTGGCGTCGTGACCGCGCCTCCCGGCGCGCGCGGCCGGCCGGCCGCGTCTCTCGCCGCCTCGGCGGTGCTCATCGCGTACGGCGCGGCGGCGTGCGGCGACGACCCCGTGGGCCAGCCGGGCCCGCCGTCCGGCGAGCCCGCGGTTGCGCTCGCGGTGTCCCCCGCCCCCAACGCGCTCTCCGCTCCGCTCCAGCCCGTGTTGTCCATCACCTTCGACCGGGCGCTGGACCCGGCGTCGGTTAGCGCGGCGGACGTCTACGTCTTCGGCCGCTGGACCGGCCCGCAGACCCCCGCAATCGGCTTCGCCGACGGCGACACCCGCCTGACGCTGACGCTGCCGCAGCCGTTCGGAGCCGGCGAGCACGTGTCCGTGGCGCTGAGCAGGGACATCAGCGACGCAGCGGGGCGGGTCCTCCCGCGCGGCTTCTCGTGGAGCTTCTGGACCGCGGCGGGCCCGGGCACCCTGGACATGACCGCGGCGGCTCCTATCGCGCTCCGCCGCGAGGGCGAGGGGCGGATCCAGTCCTACGGCGCGTACGCAGGCGACCTGAACGCGGACGGCTATTCGGACCTGCTGATCCCCAACGAGGTCTCCAACGACCTGCGCGTGCTGCTGAACGACGGCTCAGGGGGCTACGGCGAAGCCGTCGTGGTGCCGCTGACCGGTGCCAATCGCCCCAGCACCAACGAGGGCGCCGACTTCGACCGCGACGGCGCGGTGGACCTGGCGGTGGGCAGCGCCGCCAACCGCAACGTCTCCGTGCTGTTCGGCGGCGGCGACGGCTCCCTCGCCGCGGGCCCGTCCTTGCAGGCCGACGTGAGCGTACGCGGCCTCTGCATCGCCGACGTCGACGGCGACGCGGACCCCGACATAATCACCGCCAACCGCGACGCCACCGGCGGCGGCAACGTCACCGTCTTCCGCAACTCGGGCGCGCGCTCGTTCGCCGAGCCCGCGGTGATCGAGGCGGGCATGGACGGCGAGCGCGCGTGCGCGCCCGGCGACCTGAACGAGGACGGCGTCACGGACCTGTTCGTGGCGTCGCAGGCCGGCGAGCGGGTCGCCGTCCTCTTCGGCGACGGCGACGGCGGCTTCGAGGTGGGTCCGCCGATCCCCGTGGGCGGCGGCTCGTGGATGCTCGCGTCGGGAGACGTGGACGGCGACGGCCACGTGGACGCTGTGTCCGCCAACCTGCCCGGCAGCTTCTCGCTCATCCTGGGAGACGGCGCGGGCGGCATCCGCCTCGCCGGTTCTTGGGACGTGGGGCAGACCCCGGTCGCGATCGACCTGGGCGACCTGGACGGCGACGGCGACCTGGACGTGGTGACCAGCGACTTCCAGGGTAACGCGTGGACCATCTGGGAAAACCTCGGAGGTGGAAGCTTCGGCAACCGCCGCACGCTGCCCGCGAGCGGCGCCGGCTCCTGCGCCATCCTGCACGACCGGGACGGTGACGGGGACCTGGACATATCCGGCGTGGACGAGGTGGACGACCTGGTCTTCCTCTTCCGCAACGAGTGAGCGCCACGTGACCCGCGACCACGATCGCCTACCTTGTCCTCACGGGACGGCTCGCTGAAACGGGCAGCGGCAGGACCACGTACGACGCCCTGGAAGACGAGGGCGTAATCGAACCGAATCAGGAACAGACATGACCGAGGGCCAGGAACCGATCAAGACCGTCCGCACCCTGACTGATATAGATCCGCGCACGTGGGAGCACCCCGCGGACAAGGCGGCGCTGGCCGCGCTGCGCCGCATCCCGGTTTTCGACGAAGTGCTGCGCAAGGTCTTCGGGCTGTTCGGCGAGAAGCCCATCCGACTGTCGTTCCAGGCCAACGCGGTGCGCGTGGGCCCGCGCCAGTTCCCGGACGTCTACAAGCGCTACAAGCGCGTGCTGCGCACCCTCGACTCGCCCGAGGACTACCCGCTCTTCGTCTCCCAAACGCCCATCGTGAACGCCGGCGCGTACGGGATGAACCACCCCTTCATCATCCTGAACTCGGGCTCCATCCGCCTTTTCGACGACCGCGAGCAGATCTACCTCATCGGCCACGAGCTGGGCCACATCATGAGCGGGCACGTCCTGTACAAGACGATGACCGTGCTGCTCATGCAGCTCGCGCAGATGGGCTTCCCGGTCGTGGGCATCGCCGCGCGCGTCGTGCTCATGGCGCTGCTCGAGTGGAGCCGGAAGGCGGAGTTCTCCTGCGACCGCGCCGGGATCCTCGCGGTCCAGGAGCCGGAAGCCGCGCTGACGGGGTTCATGAAGCTCGCGGGCGGCGGCGACATGGAGGAGACCGACCTGAACGAGTTCCTGATCCAGGCCGACGAGTACCGCGAGAGCGGGGACATCGCCGACGCCGTCTTCAAGGTCCTCAACCTGCTGGGCGAGACGCACCCGTTCGCAGTGCTGCGCGCGGCCGAGGCGCGCGACTGGATCGAGAAGGGCGAGTACGACCGGATCCTGCGCGGCGAGTACCTCCGCCGCACCGACGAAAAGACGCCCTACAAGGAAGACCTCGCCGAGGCCGGGCGCGCCTACAAGGAAGACGCCAAGGGCCTCTGGGATCAGTTCGAGGACGCCGCCAAGAAGATCCGCCAGGACTTCATGGCGGGGCTGCGCCACCGCTAGAACCGGGCGGGCTCGACGCCCCCGGCCGGCGGCCGCTCCAGGCGCCCCTGGTGGCGAACCTACACGCGCCGCGTAGACTTACGGCCAGGCTACCCCCACCTGGAGGCCGTGCATGTCGGCGAGACGCCGCGAGGTAACCGCCTGGGCGCTGTACGACTTCGGCAACTCCGCGTTCACGACGATCATCGTGACGTTCATTTTCTCGTTTTACTACGCGAACGTCGTGGTGGGCGACGACATCGTCGGACCCATTCTATGGACCCGGGCGATTAATATCTCGGCTATCGTCGTGGCCCTGGTCACCCCTGTGCTAGGCGCCGTCGCGGACCTCGCGGGCAAGAAGAAGCTGTTCCTGGCGATCGTGTCGGTGCAGTGCATCCTGTTCACGATCCTGCTGTTCTGGGCCGGTCCCGGTGACGCCCTGCAGGCGGCTATCTTCTTCGTCATCGCCAACGTCGGCTTCGAGGCCGCGCAGGTCTTCTACAATTCGCTGTTGCTGGACATCACCGACCGGGACACCCTCGGCCGCGTGTCGGGTTTCGGCTGGGGACTCGGCTACATTGGTGGGTTGCTCGCGTTGGCACTGGCGCTCGGCATGGTCCGGACATGGTTGCCCGAAACCGACTCGCTAAACGTGCGCTCCGTCGCGCTTCTGGTGGCGGCGTGGTTCGCGGTGTTCGCTATCCCGATCTTCCTCTGGGTACGAGAGGGACCGCCGCAAGTCACCGTCGCCTCCAAGGCAGACTACG from the Gemmatimonadota bacterium genome contains:
- the glmM gene encoding phosphoglucosamine mutase — its product is MSFEIPRGLMVSVSGVRGRVGESLTPEVVARFAAAFGAYLGSESGARPRVVLGRDSRTSGPMFARAAAAGLMSVGADVVDVGVAPTPTTLYAIRSQAAAGAIVVTASHNAVEWNALKLASAEGMFLDAEQTQRMRAYLDDEALVRAGWDGLGGYRVEDGAIERHLEAVLALPIVDVEALRRRGFRVALDCVRGAGGRILPTLLERLGCEVLGLDLEPDGRFPREPEPVAANLGELSERVRASGADLGMATDPDADRLSLVDESGTAIGEDYTLAICAALVLRHRPGPVVTNLSTSALLEDVAAGAGMELLRAPVGEINVARRMQAVGAPIGGEGNGGVILPDVHYTRDAMVAAALTLQGLLEADAPLSEIVGGWPAYAIVKDKVARGERALEMTYDELAARLDAPVRDLQDGLRLAWPERGRWLHLRPSGTEPILRIIAEARGEDEARELVAAARAALGAED
- a CDS encoding M48 family metallopeptidase encodes the protein MTEGQEPIKTVRTLTDIDPRTWEHPADKAALAALRRIPVFDEVLRKVFGLFGEKPIRLSFQANAVRVGPRQFPDVYKRYKRVLRTLDSPEDYPLFVSQTPIVNAGAYGMNHPFIILNSGSIRLFDDREQIYLIGHELGHIMSGHVLYKTMTVLLMQLAQMGFPVVGIAARVVLMALLEWSRKAEFSCDRAGILAVQEPEAALTGFMKLAGGGDMEETDLNEFLIQADEYRESGDIADAVFKVLNLLGETHPFAVLRAAEARDWIEKGEYDRILRGEYLRRTDEKTPYKEDLAEAGRAYKEDAKGLWDQFEDAAKKIRQDFMAGLRHR
- a CDS encoding PLP-dependent aspartate aminotransferase family protein — translated: MEHEHLSIETLAVHGGQSPDPVTGSVMQPVYQTSTYAQDAIGQPRAGYEYARVQNPTREALERNIAALEGATHGAAFASGLAAIEAIVKRLSAGDHVVSEENVYGGTMRMFQQVLGRLGLEFTFVDTRDLDAVRAAVRDETRLILIETPTNPMMRVADIRAIAEIARGADVPLCVDNTFATPINQRPLELGAQLVVHSATKYLNGHSDVIGGVVATSDAGWAEHLYFMQKATGGILGPWDSWLVLRGAKTLHLRMDAHNRNGMAVARYLAERDDLLGVFYPGLPDDPSHAVACSQMCGFTGMVSFEVEDFDRAQRIATSMRVFTLAESLGGVESLVNHPAIMTHASVPGADRERMGVTDGLLRLSVGIEAIDDLIADLERALAS
- a CDS encoding FG-GAP-like repeat-containing protein, with the protein product MTAPPGARGRPAASLAASAVLIAYGAAACGDDPVGQPGPPSGEPAVALAVSPAPNALSAPLQPVLSITFDRALDPASVSAADVYVFGRWTGPQTPAIGFADGDTRLTLTLPQPFGAGEHVSVALSRDISDAAGRVLPRGFSWSFWTAAGPGTLDMTAAAPIALRREGEGRIQSYGAYAGDLNADGYSDLLIPNEVSNDLRVLLNDGSGGYGEAVVVPLTGANRPSTNEGADFDRDGAVDLAVGSAANRNVSVLFGGGDGSLAAGPSLQADVSVRGLCIADVDGDADPDIITANRDATGGGNVTVFRNSGARSFAEPAVIEAGMDGERACAPGDLNEDGVTDLFVASQAGERVAVLFGDGDGGFEVGPPIPVGGGSWMLASGDVDGDGHVDAVSANLPGSFSLILGDGAGGIRLAGSWDVGQTPVAIDLGDLDGDGDLDVVTSDFQGNAWTIWENLGGGSFGNRRTLPASGAGSCAILHDRDGDGDLDISGVDEVDDLVFLFRNE
- a CDS encoding alpha/beta hydrolase; this translates as MSAPTLSHERIRADGARPSAWLYLLHGIFGAGRNWGSIARGLVARRPDWGAVLVDLRGHGGSTGFGPPHTVRAAAADLAALVGPGDAADSAKVAAHAVLGHSFGGKVALAYAESVPAALVQTWLIDSTPAARPPEGSAWRMLAALEDLRGPFTSRRDAVQALVEWGFAAGVAQWMSSNLGRGSSGLTWRVEPGTMRALLEDFFGLDLWPVLEAPPPAPPVQVVRATESDVLPAADARRVRELGERWGRVRLHEVAGGHWLNADNPRAIVDLLARELPPA